The genomic segment TATCACTCCCAGGGAGCCGAAGGCGAGAAGCCTGATGACCCCGATATCCTGCGCTTGTTCGAACTCGCCGACGCCATGAAGCTGACGGAGGCCGGCACGCCCGAGTACGAGGCGATCACCAACGAGTTGTTGGCCTTGAACGCGCGGAACCTGTGGCACACGGCCACGGTGACGCCGGAGCCGCTGATGCTGGCGGTGGGCAACAACCTCGGCAACTTCGTGCGCGACGGTATACTGGTGCTGGCGTGGACCTACGATAACGAGGTGTATTACCTGAAGGATATGTAGCGAACCGGTCGCCACCGGACACGCTGTCATGTCGGCGCCCGGCCAGGGGTTCAGAGCATCCTGCCGGGCGCCGTTGTTTTCCATCCGCTCTCCCCTGACCTGATGCCGCAATACCTTGTCAAACGCTTTCTGTACATGATCCTGCTGCTGTGGCTGCTGACCCTGGTGTCGTTCATCATCATCCAGTTGCCGCCGGGAGATATCGTGTCGTCGATCGCGCGCCGCATGGCGGAGACCGGCGAGGCGGCCGACCAGGCGATGATGGACGCGATGCGCGAGCAATGGGGGCTCGACAAGCCGATCCACGTGCAGTATTGGCGCTGGTTCCGCAACCTGCTGCGCGGCAACATGGGCTTCTCGTTCCTGCTCAACCGGGCGGTGGCGGAGGTGGTGGGCGAGCGCATCGCCCTGACCGCACTGATCTCCGGCACCACCCTGATCTTCACCTTCGTGATGGCGATTCCGATCGGCATCTACTCCGCCACTCACCAGTACCAGGCCGGCGACTACCTGTTCTCGTTCATCGGCTTCGTCGGCCTGGCCACGCCCAACTTCCTGCTGGCGCTGATCTTGATGATGGGGCTGCTGGCCGTGGGGATGAGTCCGGGCGGGCTGTTCTCGCCCGAATACCTCAAGCAGCCGTGGAGCCTGGGCAAGGTGATCGACCTGCTCGCCCACCTGCCGCTGCCGATCGTGGTGGTGGGCACCGCGGGCACGGCCGGGGTGATCCGCATCATGCGCGCCACCCTACTGGACGAGCTGGAGAAGCAGTACGTGATCACGGCGCGCTCGAAGGGAGTGGCAGAGACGCGGCTGCTGTTCCGCTACCCGGTGCGGGTGGCGCTCAACCCGATCATCAGCACGATCGGCTGGCTGCTGCCGGTGATCGTGTCGGGTGAGATCATCACCGCGCTGGTGATCGGCATTCCGACCGTGGGGCCGCTGCTGTTTCGGGCGTTGCAGTTCCAGGACATGTTCCTGGCCTCCTCGCTGCTTTTGATGATCAACATGCTCACCGTGGTCGGGACGCTGCTCTCCGACCTGTTGCTGGTGGCCAGCGACCCGCGCATCCGATTCGAGGCGCGCGCCGGCTGATGCGCCCACCCGTCGACCCCGACCGCGACACCGCCCGCTCCGCCGCCGACGGCGTGACCGTCCAGGACGCCGCCCTCAGCGCCCGCGAGACCGCCGCCCAGGAGGCGTACTGGATGGCCTCGCAGTGGCAGCTCATGTGGCGCAAGTTCCGCCGCCACCACTTGGCGCTGGTCGGCGGCGCGGTGCTGATCGTGTTCTACCTGCTCGGCATTTTCTGCGACTTCTTCTCGCCCTACACCATCAAGGAGCGGTTCCAGGGTCTGCAGAACCATCCACCGTCGCGCATCCACTGGATCGCGGAAGGCCGGCTGGTGGGCCCCTACGTCTATCCCACCGAGCAAACCCTCAATCCGGAGACCTTCGAGGCGACCTTCACCGAGCTCACCGACATCCGCTACCCGATTCGGTTCTTTACGAAGGGAGAAGAGTACCGGCTGCTGGGCCTGTTCCCGACCCGGATCCGGCTGTACGGGGTGGAGCGGCCGGCGGGCATCTTCCTGTTCGGCACCGACGCGCTCGGCCGCGACCTGTTGTCGCGTACCCTGTGCGGGGCGCGCATCTCGCTGTCGATCGGCCTGGTGGGGGTGGCGATCTCGTTCCTGCTGGGGGTGGTGTTCGGCGGCATCTCCGGCTACTTCGGCGGGCGTGCGGACATGCTGATCCAGCGCATGATCGAGTTCATCATCTCGATACCCACCATCCCGCTGTGGATGGGGTTGGCGGCGGCGCTGCCCAAGGACTGGTCGGTGCTGCAACTCTACTTCGGCATCGTGGTGATCCTGTCGCTGGTGCGCTGGGGCAGCCTGGCACGGGTGGTACGCGGCAAGCTGCTGGAACTGCGCGAGCACGACTTCACCATGGCGGCGCGGCTGGCCGGCCTGCGCGAGCGGGCGGTGATCGCCCGCCACCTGCTGCCGTCGTTCGCCAGCTACCTGATCGTGCACCTGACGTTGGCGATCCCGGACATCATCCTGGGCGAAACCGCGCTCAGCTTCCTGGGGCTGGGGCTGCGCTCGCCGGCGGTGAGCTGGGGCGTGCTGCTGAAAGCGGCCCAGAACGTGCGCAGCGTGGCCGCCTACCCGTGGATGCTGATCCCGGCGCTGTTCGTGATCG from the Spirochaetaceae bacterium genome contains:
- a CDS encoding ABC transporter permease; protein product: MPQYLVKRFLYMILLLWLLTLVSFIIIQLPPGDIVSSIARRMAETGEAADQAMMDAMREQWGLDKPIHVQYWRWFRNLLRGNMGFSFLLNRAVAEVVGERIALTALISGTTLIFTFVMAIPIGIYSATHQYQAGDYLFSFIGFVGLATPNFLLALILMMGLLAVGMSPGGLFSPEYLKQPWSLGKVIDLLAHLPLPIVVVGTAGTAGVIRIMRATLLDELEKQYVITARSKGVAETRLLFRYPVRVALNPIISTIGWLLPVIVSGEIITALVIGIPTVGPLLFRALQFQDMFLASSLLLMINMLTVVGTLLSDLLLVASDPRIRFEARAG
- a CDS encoding ABC transporter permease — its product is MRPPVDPDRDTARSAADGVTVQDAALSARETAAQEAYWMASQWQLMWRKFRRHHLALVGGAVLIVFYLLGIFCDFFSPYTIKERFQGLQNHPPSRIHWIAEGRLVGPYVYPTEQTLNPETFEATFTELTDIRYPIRFFTKGEEYRLLGLFPTRIRLYGVERPAGIFLFGTDALGRDLLSRTLCGARISLSIGLVGVAISFLLGVVFGGISGYFGGRADMLIQRMIEFIISIPTIPLWMGLAAALPKDWSVLQLYFGIVVILSLVRWGSLARVVRGKLLELREHDFTMAARLAGLRERAVIARHLLPSFASYLIVHLTLAIPDIILGETALSFLGLGLRSPAVSWGVLLKAAQNVRSVAAYPWMLIPALFVIVTVMAFMFVGDGLRDAADPYRQR